The following proteins come from a genomic window of Burkholderia stabilis:
- a CDS encoding patatin-like phospholipase family protein, with protein sequence MALDRSARPERTAFVFAGGGSLGAIEVGMLRELLNHGERPDFVVGASAGAINAAYFAGQPDGDGVAKLEALWCNIRRRDIMPFSMLGLLRTVLQNRAHLVEATALRMLLERHLRYQYVERASLPLHVVATDMLSGNEIVLSSGLVVDAVLASAAIPGVFPPVRIDDRLMVDGGVANNTPISIAVARGATRIVVLPAGFACALRKPPGSAIAQAMHALTLVIARQLVRDLAFYQSRAAICVVPPLCPLDVSPYDYTRCKELIELAAERTRAWLGEGGLGQTFIPGALHEHTHSAERPTCDAGA encoded by the coding sequence ATGGCCCTCGATCGAAGCGCGCGTCCGGAACGGACCGCTTTCGTCTTTGCAGGCGGGGGCAGCCTCGGTGCGATCGAGGTGGGCATGCTGCGCGAACTGCTCAACCACGGTGAGCGGCCCGACTTCGTGGTCGGCGCATCCGCCGGTGCGATCAACGCCGCGTATTTCGCCGGGCAGCCCGACGGCGATGGCGTCGCGAAGCTCGAAGCGCTGTGGTGCAACATCCGCCGGCGCGACATCATGCCGTTTTCGATGCTCGGCCTGCTCAGGACGGTTCTGCAGAACCGCGCACACCTCGTCGAGGCGACCGCGCTGCGAATGCTGCTGGAAAGGCATTTGCGGTATCAGTACGTGGAGCGCGCGTCGCTGCCGCTGCACGTCGTTGCAACCGACATGCTCAGCGGCAACGAAATCGTGCTTTCGTCGGGCCTCGTCGTCGATGCCGTGCTCGCCAGCGCGGCGATCCCCGGCGTGTTTCCGCCGGTGCGGATCGACGATCGACTGATGGTCGATGGCGGCGTCGCGAACAATACGCCGATCTCGATTGCCGTCGCGCGGGGCGCGACGCGCATCGTCGTGCTGCCGGCCGGCTTCGCGTGCGCGCTGCGCAAGCCGCCGGGAAGCGCGATCGCGCAGGCGATGCATGCGCTGACGCTCGTGATCGCGCGCCAGCTCGTGCGCGATCTGGCGTTCTACCAAAGTCGTGCTGCGATCTGCGTGGTGCCGCCCCTATGTCCGCTCGACGTCTCGCCATACGACTACACGCGGTGCAAGGAGTTGATCGAACTCGCGGCCGAGCGGACCCGCGCGTGGCTCGGCGAAGGCGGTCTCGGACAGACGTTCATTCCGGGCGCGTTGCACGAGCACACGCATTCGGCGGAGCGGCCGACCTGCGATGCCGGTGCGTAG